Proteins encoded together in one Peribacillus asahii window:
- the menC gene encoding o-succinylbenzoate synthase has product MIVKEIILRQLKMSMLNPFTTSFGTFQDKDFLLLEVKDEHGNSGWGESVAFHSPWYNEETVKTNWHILEDFLIPGILHKEISHPDEVSEMFAYIRKNNMAKAALEGAVWDLYAKQNGVTLAKALGGERKEIEVGISIGIQKSIDDLLGLIDEYVKEGYKRIKVKIKPGWDVEVMREIRKHFPTVPLMADANSAYRLEDIELLKQLDEFNLMMIEQPLASDDIIDHATLQKELKTPICLDESIHSYEDARKAVELGSCKIINIKVGRVGGLTESKRIHDYCQQHNIPVWCGGMLESGIGRAHNVALTTLSNFVMPGDTAASSRYWNQDVIEPEVMVHDGMITVPEKAGIGYEPNLETIEKFTTIVKKYN; this is encoded by the coding sequence ATGATTGTAAAAGAAATTATATTAAGACAATTGAAGATGAGTATGCTAAATCCGTTTACAACAAGCTTTGGTACGTTTCAAGACAAGGACTTTTTATTATTGGAAGTGAAGGACGAGCATGGAAATAGTGGCTGGGGAGAATCAGTTGCCTTTCATTCACCTTGGTATAATGAAGAAACAGTGAAAACAAACTGGCATATACTTGAGGACTTTTTAATCCCAGGTATTTTACATAAAGAAATTTCTCATCCGGATGAAGTGTCTGAAATGTTCGCCTATATTCGCAAAAATAATATGGCAAAGGCTGCCCTTGAAGGAGCGGTTTGGGATTTATATGCGAAGCAGAATGGAGTAACATTGGCAAAAGCGTTAGGGGGAGAAAGAAAAGAAATCGAAGTTGGCATTAGTATCGGTATTCAGAAATCGATCGATGATTTACTTGGACTAATCGATGAATATGTAAAAGAAGGCTATAAAAGAATTAAAGTCAAAATTAAACCAGGCTGGGATGTTGAGGTCATGCGTGAGATACGTAAACATTTCCCAACTGTTCCGCTTATGGCTGATGCGAATTCCGCGTATCGTTTAGAAGATATAGAGTTATTAAAGCAACTAGATGAATTCAACTTAATGATGATTGAACAGCCGCTCGCATCCGATGATATTATTGATCACGCGACATTACAAAAAGAACTGAAAACACCGATTTGTCTGGATGAAAGTATTCATTCATATGAGGATGCTCGGAAAGCTGTTGAGCTTGGCAGCTGTAAAATCATCAATATTAAAGTAGGACGTGTTGGAGGATTAACTGAGTCAAAGCGCATTCATGATTATTGTCAGCAGCACAATATCCCGGTTTGGTGTGGTGGTATGTTAGAATCAGGAATTGGAAGAGCCCATAATGTGGCATTGACTACCTTATCAAACTTTGTAATGCCTGGTGATACAGCTGCTTCTTCTCGTTATTGGAATCAAGATGTAATTGAGCCAGAAGTGATGGTTCATGATGGCATGATTACTGTTCCTGAAAAAGCAGGAATAGGCTATGAGCCAAACCTTGAAACGATTGAAAAATTTACAACGATAGTAAAAAAGTATAATTAA
- a CDS encoding YkvI family membrane protein: MKKSIQIAGAYIGVIVGAGFASGQEILQFFASFGWISVIGAVIAAFFFAFLGMSLTQLGSRLQTISHKQVVYHLCGRYVGVFVDLIITFFLFGVAVVMIAGTGSIFEQQFGLPSIVGNVVMAVLTIATVCLNIQKVLSLMGMITPFLLLIVVIIAIYSYLTMDLNAVEIQKIAETQNSAVSNWALGALLYVSYNIAAGAAMLAVMGGTITDEKTAGRGGILGGIGLGLLILLIILAMLTKVNVIDGVDMPMLSLASEMSPAIGWIMSIILLGMIYNTAVGMLYAFTARLINPEQPTKFKGFAISFGIVAFIASFVGFTTLVGTLYPVMGYLGFIIMIAIIVAWFRRKREVKEVAFKQAN, from the coding sequence ATGAAAAAGAGTATTCAAATTGCAGGTGCATATATTGGTGTTATTGTTGGAGCAGGTTTTGCTTCAGGACAGGAAATTCTTCAGTTTTTTGCCAGTTTTGGTTGGATCAGTGTAATAGGCGCGGTTATAGCAGCATTCTTTTTTGCCTTTTTAGGCATGAGCTTAACGCAGTTAGGTAGCCGCTTGCAAACCATTTCTCATAAACAAGTTGTTTATCATTTATGTGGGCGATATGTCGGGGTATTTGTTGACTTGATTATCACGTTTTTCTTATTCGGTGTTGCGGTAGTCATGATTGCTGGGACAGGATCTATCTTTGAACAACAGTTTGGATTACCAAGTATTGTCGGAAATGTTGTAATGGCTGTATTAACGATTGCAACCGTATGTCTTAATATTCAAAAAGTCCTTTCATTAATGGGAATGATTACACCGTTTTTACTGTTGATTGTCGTAATTATTGCGATTTATTCATATTTGACGATGGATTTAAATGCAGTGGAGATTCAAAAAATTGCTGAAACACAAAATAGTGCTGTATCAAATTGGGCATTAGGTGCGCTGCTCTATGTTTCTTATAATATTGCAGCAGGGGCTGCGATGCTTGCGGTTATGGGCGGTACGATTACGGATGAAAAGACAGCAGGTAGGGGCGGTATCCTTGGTGGAATTGGGTTAGGGCTACTGATTCTTCTAATCATTCTGGCGATGTTGACAAAAGTCAATGTCATTGATGGTGTGGACATGCCAATGCTATCTTTAGCCAGTGAAATGTCGCCAGCGATTGGTTGGATTATGTCTATTATTCTATTAGGTATGATTTATAATACAGCTGTAGGCATGCTTTATGCATTTACAGCACGCCTGATTAATCCAGAACAACCTACTAAATTTAAAGGATTTGCAATCAGTTTCGGCATTGTAGCCTTCATAGCAAGCTTTGTTGGTTTTACAACGTTGGTTGGAACTTTATATCCAGTGATGGGTTACTTAGGATTTATTATAATGATTGCGATTATCGTTGCTTGGTTTAGAAGAAAACGTGAAGTAAAAGAAGTTGCTTTTAAACAAGCAAATTAA
- a CDS encoding DUF3189 family protein, which yields MIYIYDDFAGTHSTALAAAYHLKKLPTDRKLTKEEILHVDYFNQLTPADMGRLIFHGIDDEGHSVYTIGRKNSKLVVPALKNLSVMLQNHFREEEKIIFSNTSPTVPFAMTMGGLFSRRLKIDFIGVPLLVLGAKQCCHDILRLVQYTKEVGASTHTKVTVLENKSFT from the coding sequence ATGATTTATATTTATGATGATTTTGCGGGGACACATAGCACGGCTCTAGCAGCAGCTTATCATTTAAAAAAGTTGCCTACGGATCGAAAACTTACAAAAGAAGAGATTTTGCATGTTGATTATTTTAATCAATTAACACCCGCTGATATGGGAAGGCTTATTTTTCATGGAATAGATGACGAGGGACATTCTGTTTATACAATAGGAAGAAAAAATTCAAAGCTTGTTGTTCCGGCTTTAAAAAATTTAAGTGTCATGCTGCAAAATCATTTTCGGGAGGAAGAAAAAATTATTTTCTCAAACACTTCCCCGACTGTTCCATTCGCTATGACAATGGGAGGGCTATTCTCTAGACGCTTAAAAATTGATTTCATCGGTGTTCCTTTATTAGTGCTAGGGGCCAAACAATGCTGTCATGATATCCTTCGCCTAGTCCAATATACAAAAGAAGTAGGAGCATCTACACATACAAAGGTGACAGTATTAGAGAATAAAAGCTTTACATAA
- the glpK gene encoding glycerol kinase GlpK, which translates to MEQYILSLDQGTTSSRAILFNRAGDIVHMFQREFTQYFPKPGWVEHNASEIWGSVLAVIASALAESGITPAQIAGIGITNQRETTVVWDKQTGMPVYHAIVWQSRQTQDICQQLKDQGYEKVIRDKTGLLIDAYFSGTKVKWILDHVEGAREKAEKGELLFGTIDTWLIWKLSGGRAHVTDYSNASRTLMYNIYDLEWDDELLKILTIPASMLPEVRPSSEVYAHTVSHHFFGHNIPIAGAAGDQQAALFGQACFEDGMAKNTYGTGCFMLMNTGERAVKSQHGLLTTIAWGINGKVEYALEGSIFVAGSAIQWLRDGLRMLKEAKDSEAYAKKVQSTDGVYVVPAFVGLGTPYWDSDVRGAVFGLTRGTSKEHFIRATLESLAYQTKDVLSAMEADSGISLKKLRVDGGAVKNDFLMGFQSDLLGVPVDRPVINETTALGAAYLAGMAIGFWESQDDIGEKWRLDREFSATMDEEQRKQLYEGWKKAVHAAMMFK; encoded by the coding sequence ATGGAACAGTATATTCTTTCACTAGATCAAGGAACAACCAGTTCGCGAGCGATTTTGTTTAATCGTGCTGGCGATATTGTTCATATGTTCCAAAGAGAGTTTACGCAGTATTTTCCAAAGCCAGGCTGGGTTGAACATAATGCTAGTGAAATTTGGGGTAGTGTATTAGCAGTTATTGCAAGCGCTTTAGCGGAGTCTGGCATTACTCCCGCGCAAATTGCTGGAATTGGAATTACGAATCAGCGTGAAACGACGGTCGTTTGGGATAAACAGACAGGAATGCCTGTTTATCATGCGATTGTTTGGCAGTCACGGCAAACGCAGGATATCTGTCAACAATTAAAAGATCAGGGATATGAGAAGGTCATTCGAGATAAAACAGGTTTACTGATTGATGCGTATTTTTCTGGAACGAAAGTGAAATGGATTTTGGATCATGTGGAGGGGGCTAGAGAGAAAGCTGAGAAGGGTGAGCTATTATTTGGAACAATTGATACATGGCTCATTTGGAAGCTATCTGGCGGGAGAGCTCATGTAACCGATTATTCAAATGCATCACGAACATTGATGTACAATATTTATGATTTGGAATGGGACGATGAATTGCTTAAGATTTTAACCATTCCGGCTTCCATGCTTCCTGAAGTGAGGCCATCTTCAGAAGTGTATGCTCATACGGTCAGCCATCATTTCTTTGGGCATAATATTCCGATTGCGGGGGCGGCTGGTGATCAGCAAGCTGCTCTTTTCGGTCAGGCATGTTTCGAGGATGGAATGGCGAAAAACACATATGGTACGGGTTGCTTTATGTTAATGAACACTGGTGAGAGAGCGGTAAAATCTCAACATGGCTTGTTAACGACGATTGCTTGGGGAATTAATGGAAAAGTTGAATATGCGTTAGAAGGCAGTATTTTTGTAGCGGGCTCTGCGATTCAGTGGCTTCGTGACGGATTAAGGATGCTCAAAGAAGCCAAAGATAGTGAAGCGTATGCAAAGAAAGTACAATCGACTGATGGTGTATATGTTGTTCCTGCTTTTGTTGGATTAGGTACACCTTATTGGGATAGTGATGTGCGCGGTGCTGTATTCGGTTTAACTCGCGGAACGTCAAAGGAGCATTTTATTCGAGCGACTTTAGAATCTCTAGCCTATCAAACGAAAGATGTATTAAGTGCGATGGAAGCGGATTCTGGTATTTCTTTGAAAAAGCTTCGAGTAGATGGAGGAGCGGTAAAGAACGATTTCTTAATGGGCTTTCAAAGCGATTTATTAGGTGTTCCTGTTGATAGACCAGTAATTAATGAAACGACAGCATTAGGTGCAGCTTACTTAGCGGGAATGGCGATAGGGTTTTGGGAAAGTCAAGATGACATTGGGGAGAAATGGAGACTAGATCGGGAATTTAGCGCAACTATGGATGAAGAACAGCGAAAGCAACTGTATGAAGGATGGAAAAAAGCGGTCCATGCTGCGATGATGTTTAAATAA
- a CDS encoding glycerol-3-phosphate dehydrogenase/oxidase produces the protein MAQTYMNRSQLLQKMSEKQYDLLIIGGGITGAGIALDAVTRGMEVGLFEMQDFAAGTSSRSSKLIHGGLRYLKQGEVKLVAEVGKERAIVYENGPHVTKPEWMLLPVYTDGELGPRSISIGLKVYDFLAAVKKQERRRMLSKEQVVKQEPLLKRQGLQGGGYYVEYRTDDARLTIEVIKRAAEFGADLLNYTKVIDFLYEDRKVAGVVVEDVQTGNCYDIRAKKVVNATGAWVDSLREKDRSNEGKTLKLTKGVHVVIDQSRFPLKQAIYFDTEDSRMVFAIPREGKVYVGTTDTFYDKDPIRPLITEEDRMYILKAIHFIFPKLTLSVQDIESSWAGVRPLIHEEGKGPSEISRKDEIWVSKSGLITIAGGKLTGYRKMAETIVNLLARQFKDEQYKLFGKCVTRKLPISGGDVGGSHYFEAYISKYTKEGIKLGLTECEARYLTRLYGSNISKIYQIIRDGKNDIEKYQFTPEVFAKLVYGIQEEYVVTPVDFFVRRTSALLFQIDWVHRWKEAVSRYMCDVFGWSERETLKYKAELEREIWNATNVSDV, from the coding sequence ATGGCCCAAACATATATGAACCGATCGCAATTGTTACAGAAAATGAGTGAAAAACAATATGATCTATTAATCATTGGAGGGGGTATTACGGGTGCAGGCATTGCCTTGGATGCTGTGACCCGAGGGATGGAAGTTGGTCTTTTTGAGATGCAAGATTTTGCTGCTGGTACTTCTAGTCGTTCCTCCAAACTCATTCATGGCGGTTTACGCTATTTAAAGCAAGGGGAGGTTAAGTTGGTGGCGGAAGTGGGCAAAGAACGAGCAATTGTTTACGAAAATGGTCCGCACGTCACGAAACCAGAATGGATGTTGCTTCCAGTGTATACGGATGGGGAGCTTGGACCGCGTAGTATTTCCATTGGGTTAAAGGTCTATGATTTTCTTGCTGCTGTTAAGAAACAGGAGCGAAGAAGGATGTTATCTAAGGAACAGGTGGTAAAGCAAGAGCCTCTACTTAAAAGGCAAGGCTTGCAAGGGGGAGGTTATTATGTTGAATATCGGACGGATGATGCACGGTTAACAATTGAAGTTATTAAACGAGCCGCTGAATTTGGTGCAGATTTGCTAAATTATACGAAAGTCATCGATTTTCTATATGAAGATAGGAAGGTGGCAGGGGTTGTTGTTGAAGATGTTCAGACAGGAAATTGCTATGATATTCGGGCAAAAAAAGTAGTCAATGCAACTGGAGCATGGGTCGATTCATTAAGAGAAAAAGATAGATCAAACGAAGGAAAAACATTGAAATTGACAAAAGGAGTCCATGTGGTTATTGATCAATCACGTTTTCCTTTAAAGCAAGCGATTTATTTTGATACAGAAGATAGTAGAATGGTATTTGCGATTCCGAGAGAAGGAAAAGTATATGTGGGAACAACTGATACTTTTTATGATAAAGACCCGATTCGGCCGCTTATTACTGAGGAGGATCGGATGTATATATTAAAGGCGATTCATTTCATATTTCCAAAACTAACCTTAAGTGTCCAAGATATTGAATCAAGTTGGGCTGGTGTTCGCCCGCTCATTCATGAAGAAGGAAAAGGTCCTTCGGAAATTTCACGAAAAGATGAAATTTGGGTTTCAAAATCTGGCCTTATTACGATTGCTGGTGGAAAATTAACAGGATATCGCAAAATGGCAGAAACGATTGTCAATCTGCTTGCGAGACAATTCAAAGATGAACAATACAAATTATTTGGTAAGTGTGTCACGAGAAAGCTTCCTATATCGGGAGGGGACGTAGGCGGCTCTCATTATTTTGAAGCCTACATTTCTAAGTATACAAAAGAAGGGATAAAGCTAGGTTTAACAGAATGTGAAGCAAGATACCTCACAAGATTATATGGGTCTAATATCTCGAAGATTTATCAAATTATTAGAGATGGCAAAAACGATATAGAAAAATATCAGTTCACTCCTGAAGTATTCGCTAAATTAGTTTACGGGATACAAGAAGAATATGTTGTAACACCCGTTGATTTCTTTGTACGACGAACAAGTGCCCTTTTGTTTCAGATAGATTGGGTACATAGGTGGAAGGAAGCAGTTAGTCGATATATGTGTGATGTGTTCGGTTGGAGTGAAAGAGAAACATTGAAGTATAAGGCGGAATTGGAGCGAGAAATATGGAATGCAACCAATGTAAGTGATGTGTGA
- a CDS encoding MFS transporter — protein MSSLNTNRIIENSKFNRFHTMILFWGTFIIILDGYDLAVYGAVLPVLIEDWGLSNVEAGAMGSYGLIGVMIGAFFFGPLADRVGRKNVILICFVLFSLFTGLCGLADSPTAFSTYRFIAGLGLGGIMPNVIALMTDYSPKSMRSLTVSIILCGYSVGGMLAPALSIYLIPSYGWEIVYMITAAPLLLLPFIWKHLPDATVFLAAKGRTEELRQIMNKINPAGNYTEEDHFEKIDIKQEAGIPVIQLFKNNRALSTSMFWIAYFMCLLVVYGLSTWLPKLMMQAGYGLNSSLSFLIIMHAGTIVGTLIIAKLADRYGSKKMLVPMYTIGAICLFLMSFKSDLWVICLLVAITGACTVGAQNIANAYVSQYYPPFLRSTALGVASGVGRIGAILGPTIGGILLTMNLPIQINFLAFAIPGVIASIAFFFIPVKHAYDYTEKTEDSDINESDTNSKVI, from the coding sequence TTGTCTAGTTTAAACACGAACCGTATCATTGAAAATAGTAAATTTAACCGCTTTCACACTATGATACTCTTTTGGGGGACATTCATTATCATTTTAGATGGTTATGATCTTGCCGTTTATGGAGCCGTACTGCCAGTTCTGATTGAAGATTGGGGATTATCGAATGTTGAAGCTGGTGCCATGGGAAGTTATGGATTAATCGGTGTTATGATTGGGGCTTTTTTCTTCGGTCCCCTCGCTGACCGAGTTGGTAGAAAGAATGTTATCCTTATTTGTTTTGTCCTATTTAGTCTATTCACTGGACTATGTGGTCTAGCTGATTCACCTACTGCTTTTTCTACCTATCGATTTATTGCAGGACTCGGGCTTGGTGGAATTATGCCAAACGTAATTGCTTTAATGACAGACTACTCCCCTAAATCGATGCGTAGTTTAACTGTATCGATTATACTTTGCGGCTATTCCGTTGGGGGAATGCTAGCTCCTGCACTTTCAATCTATCTCATCCCAAGCTACGGATGGGAAATCGTCTATATGATTACTGCTGCACCTCTTTTACTTTTGCCTTTCATTTGGAAACATCTTCCTGATGCAACCGTTTTCTTAGCTGCAAAGGGACGTACAGAAGAATTACGCCAGATTATGAATAAAATCAACCCTGCCGGTAATTATACGGAAGAGGATCATTTTGAAAAAATAGATATAAAACAAGAAGCAGGTATTCCTGTTATTCAACTATTTAAAAATAACCGTGCTCTTAGTACAAGTATGTTTTGGATTGCGTACTTCATGTGCTTATTAGTCGTTTATGGATTAAGCACCTGGCTCCCAAAATTAATGATGCAAGCAGGCTATGGCTTAAATTCAAGTCTTTCGTTCTTAATCATTATGCACGCCGGAACAATTGTTGGGACACTTATAATTGCTAAACTTGCTGATCGATATGGTTCTAAAAAAATGCTTGTTCCAATGTACACAATCGGTGCGATTTGCTTATTTCTGATGAGCTTTAAAAGCGACCTATGGGTGATTTGTCTTCTTGTCGCTATTACTGGAGCTTGTACAGTAGGCGCACAAAATATCGCCAATGCCTATGTTTCTCAATATTATCCACCATTTTTACGTTCAACTGCCTTAGGGGTTGCTTCCGGTGTAGGAAGAATAGGGGCCATTCTCGGACCAACTATTGGCGGAATCTTACTTACGATGAATTTACCGATTCAAATTAATTTCCTTGCCTTTGCTATACCTGGTGTCATCGCTTCTATCGCTTTCTTCTTCATCCCTGTGAAACACGCGTATGATTATACAGAAAAAACCGAAGATTCAGATATAAATGAATCAGATACTAATTCTAAAGTCATTTAA
- a CDS encoding IclR family transcriptional regulator, translated as MEKEKNPAMIGSLQIGLGIVDIIASQEHPMKFTEIQEKSNITKSNLYKYLNTLTHLELLYRDKQHGTYTLGSKIISYGMAAIGQQDLVTKVTPFLQEISRFTSLTALLAVWTHSGPVIANIWNANNGLNIGAQIGTHLPILSSSGKVFSAFHEPLLIEEWKNTEMQNWSVEDKQLFEEETEVIKKGKFLLLKSHSFLIYLQHLFHYLTIIMIY; from the coding sequence ATGGAGAAAGAAAAAAATCCAGCTATGATTGGTTCGCTTCAAATAGGTTTGGGAATAGTTGATATCATTGCTTCCCAAGAACACCCTATGAAATTTACTGAAATTCAGGAAAAATCCAACATCACAAAAAGTAATCTATATAAATATTTGAATACTCTTACACACTTAGAGTTACTATATAGAGACAAACAACACGGTACCTATACACTGGGTTCTAAAATTATTTCCTATGGAATGGCTGCTATCGGTCAACAAGATCTCGTTACCAAAGTGACTCCTTTCCTACAAGAAATAAGTAGATTTACTTCTTTAACGGCTCTATTAGCTGTATGGACACATAGCGGTCCTGTAATCGCCAACATTTGGAACGCTAATAACGGCTTGAACATCGGTGCACAAATTGGGACGCACCTCCCTATCTTATCGTCGTCAGGAAAAGTTTTTTCTGCTTTTCATGAACCTTTACTCATTGAGGAATGGAAAAATACTGAAATGCAAAACTGGTCTGTAGAAGACAAACAATTATTCGAGGAAGAAACAGAAGTTATTAAAAAAGGCAAATTTCTTTTGCTAAAGAGCCACTCGTTCCTTATATATCTTCAGCATCTGTTCCATTATTTAACTATAATAATGATTTACTAG
- a CDS encoding fumarylacetoacetate hydrolase family protein, protein MKLITFNREGITTIGAIVSEEVVDLHLAYKKSLEAEGKIRAQEIANAFIPSEMTGFLQGGKESMELAKGAIDFALTNRVVDGSKLVHALSEVKVEAPVPKPGKIFAVGHNYREHILEMGREIPKYPVVFAKFANTLVGPQDDIPFHPISEQLDYEAEFAFVIGKRAKNVSEEEALDYVAGYAVANDVTYRDFQRRTLQWLQGKTVDGSLPMGPWMVTSDELRDPQTLEMVLTVNGEERQRTNTANQVFSVKHLVSFLSTIATLEPGDIVITGTPGGVIQAMEPQVWLKDGDVVRVEIEKVGVLENTVRAVKGE, encoded by the coding sequence ATGAAACTTATAACATTTAACCGTGAAGGTATTACAACAATTGGAGCTATCGTGAGTGAGGAAGTTGTTGATTTACATCTTGCTTATAAAAAATCTTTAGAAGCAGAGGGGAAAATACGTGCACAAGAAATTGCAAATGCATTCATTCCATCTGAGATGACAGGATTTTTACAAGGTGGAAAAGAAAGCATGGAGCTTGCGAAAGGAGCAATCGACTTTGCTTTAACGAATAGAGTAGTGGATGGTTCAAAACTAGTTCATGCTCTAAGTGAAGTAAAAGTGGAAGCTCCTGTTCCAAAACCAGGAAAAATCTTTGCTGTAGGTCATAACTATCGTGAACATATTCTTGAAATGGGACGTGAAATTCCAAAATATCCTGTTGTATTCGCTAAATTTGCGAACACACTTGTTGGGCCACAAGATGATATTCCATTTCATCCAATTTCAGAACAATTAGACTATGAAGCGGAATTTGCGTTTGTCATCGGTAAACGTGCAAAAAATGTTTCAGAAGAAGAAGCGCTTGATTATGTAGCAGGTTATGCAGTAGCAAACGATGTAACATATCGCGATTTCCAACGTCGTACTCTTCAATGGCTGCAAGGTAAAACAGTAGATGGCAGCTTACCAATGGGACCTTGGATGGTTACTTCAGATGAGCTACGAGATCCACAAACACTAGAAATGGTTTTAACTGTAAACGGTGAAGAGCGTCAACGTACCAATACTGCGAACCAAGTATTCTCTGTTAAACATCTAGTATCATTCTTATCTACAATTGCTACATTAGAGCCTGGTGATATCGTTATTACAGGAACTCCTGGTGGTGTTATTCAAGCAATGGAACCGCA